In the genome of Candidatus Poribacteria bacterium, one region contains:
- a CDS encoding metal-dependent hydrolase, whose translation MSMFREHWIGGLVTYTSFFAISLGIALTGIFVFRQPIDWNPTVSLEPLKIAACFVIAVLSGLWPDVDTKSKSQQIFYRIFIIFNVVLIYMGHYSISAFFGLFAMLPLIGNHRGWTHSKLTMLLLPTVFLILPMVYFYRDQFDQNELLAAQNLVLLKGGLPFYTASLIGYATHLHLDGILLQSRKAQRRQARAS comes from the coding sequence ATGAGCATGTTTCGTGAACATTGGATCGGTGGATTGGTCACCTACACTTCGTTTTTCGCGATTTCGCTTGGCATAGCCCTGACCGGTATCTTCGTGTTTCGACAGCCAATTGACTGGAATCCAACGGTGTCCCTTGAACCTCTGAAGATTGCTGCGTGTTTTGTCATTGCTGTTCTCTCAGGGCTATGGCCCGATGTAGATACCAAAAGCAAAAGTCAACAGATTTTCTATCGAATCTTCATCATCTTTAACGTCGTGCTGATTTATATGGGGCATTACTCCATATCGGCCTTTTTCGGCTTATTTGCTATGCTTCCACTTATCGGTAACCATCGGGGGTGGACACATTCCAAATTGACGATGCTGCTGTTACCCACGGTTTTCCTGATTTTGCCGATGGTCTACTTCTATCGCGATCAGTTCGACCAAAATGAATTGTTGGCAGCACAGAATTTGGTTTTGCTCAAAGGGGGGCTGCCTTTCTACACAGCCAGTTTAATCGGGTATGCAACGCATTTACATTTGGACGGGATTCTATTACAGTCCCGCAAGGCGCAAAGACGTCAGGCGAGGGCTAGCTAA